GGACCGCGCCGCTTCCGTTGCAGGCGGCCCACTACTTCGCGCTCCTGAACTACAGTCTGGTCGTCGGTCTCTCGAACTTCCTCCGTGGTCGCAACATCGTGACGTGGGACACCGACGAGCGACCCGAAGAGGCAGACGCGAGCGAAGCGAACGCCGCCAACCCGCAGGGTGGAACGTGAGCGAGTCGTCGCGCGGGCGCGCAGAACCGTCTGCGGGGAGGCCCGAGAGCGAGCGCGAACGCGCGAGCGACCGCACCCGCGAACGCGAGTCGGCCAGCGAGTTGCAGGCGTTGCACCTGCCCCACTTCGACTCGAACCCGTATCAGGCGAATCTGGCCGCCGCGCTCGAAGACCGCGGCGTCTCGGTGACGCTGGCGAGCGGGTACCCCCTCCGGACGGTTCGCACCGTCGCCTCCGAGGGGGTGCCGGACGTGGTTCACCTCCACTGGATTTCGCCCTACCTCGTCGCCGACGGCCGACTCCGGAGCGTGGCGAAGGCCGCGGTGTTCCTCGTGGGTCTACTCCTCGCGCGACTGGTCGGCACCCGAGTCGTCTGGACCGCCCACAATCTGGTCGAACACGAGCGCAGACGCCCCGAATTCGAGCGATTCTGCAAGCGACACCTCGTCAGACGCGTCTTCGACCGGGTGTTCGTCCACTGGCCGAGCGCGCGCCGCCGACTCGCCGCGGAGTACGACCTCTCGGGAGACGAACGCGCCGACCTCGTGACGATTCCCCACGGCCACTACGCCGCGGACTACGACGACGAAATCGACCGCCGGACCGCCAGAGAACGACTCGGACTCGGCCCCGAGGAGTTCGTCTTCCTCTACTTCGGGCGCATCCGACCCTACAAGCAGGTACCCGAACTCGTGGAGGCGTTCGGCCGACTCGACGCCGACGCCCGCCTCGTGGTCGCCGGAAACGCGACCGACGACGAGTTGCGCGAGCGAGTCGCCGACCGCGCGGACGCCGACGACCGAGTGCTGTCGGTCCTCGAATACGTCCCCGACGAGGACGTGCAGACGTACATGAACGCGGCCGACGCCGTTGTCTTCCCCTTCCGGGACATCTTCACTTCGGGGAGCGTCCTGCTCGCCATGTCGTTCGGCAACGCGGTCGTCGCCCCGGCGTCGGGGTGTCTCCCGGACGTGGTTGGCGAGGCGGGGGGCGTCCTCTACGACTCCAAAAAATCGGGCGCGTCGAACTCGTCGGAGTCGTCGGACCGGTCCGACGACTCCGACAGACCCGACAACCTGACGCGGGCCATGCGCGAAATCCTGTCGCAGGACGCGGCCGCGATGGGTCGTCGCAACTACGAGACTGCGGTCGGGTACTCGTGGGACGACGCGGCCGGACGAACCGCGGCGGCCTACGCCGACCTGTTGGCCGAGAGTTGGTAGCGCCGCCGCGATACTCGCGGCGGCGCTACCCCCCGAAACCGAGGTTCCGGGCCAACTGGTCGGCGGTCCGCCGGACGTTGTAGGCGTTCCAGACGAATCGGTGGCCGTCGATGAGCGTCAGGCCGCCGCCCGACGAGATGGTGTGTCGTCCGGCCGGGAGGGGACCGTCCTCGCTCGGCGCGATTTCGGCGACGGGTTCCTCCCCGAACGTCTCGGGCGTGAGTTCGGTCACGCGGTTGACGACGATTTTCTTCCCGTACCAGTCGGCGCAGTACTGAGCCGGGCGGTACAGGTCGCCGTCCGACACCCACGGCGTTCCCGCGGGTCTCGCGGACCGAACGTCGGTCTCGACCGGGTTGTTCTCGTGGGGTCGCCACGGGCCGGTCAGGTCCGGGGCGTGCCAGAGGTGGAGGTTGGTGTTCACCATGTCGTCCTGTTTGGTGAAGAACAACCACCACCGCCCGTCGCGGCGGACCGGCGTCGGGTCCACGCCCGCCACGTCGGGAATCAGGGTCTGCTCGCGCACCCACTCGTCGGGCGACTCGACCCGGTAGAGCGCGATTTCGTTCGCCTCGTGGGTCTCGGGCGTCGCGTAGAGCGTCCCGTCGTGACGGAACAGGTAGGGGTACGAGAGGTGACAGTCCCTGCCGAGGGCGGTGCCGACGGTCGGATTCGGGCCGTCTACGGTCGCGTAGGCGATGTCGCCGGTCTCGTCCGCGTAGGAGTACCGCTCGTAGAAGACGTACGTTCGGCCGTCTATCTCCGCCGGGAACGGGTCGGCGACGAACTCGTCGGCGCGCGGCGAGGAGTACCACTGGACCGTCGCCTGCGAGTCGTCGGCGAACCGCTCGATTGGCGCGTCCGAGACGCCGATGCTCCACTTCTCGTACCCGCGGGTCAGTTCGCGGGCCATCGCCGCGGCGCGCGCGGCGTCGAACCGCAGAATCTGACCGGGACTCGGCGCGCGGTAGACCGGCGCGTCGGTCTTCGAGGGCGACCGGTCCACGTAGTCGCCGTTGCCGTTCAGGAGGTCGGTGGCGACCTGCGCGGGCCACCGGGTGGTTCCGTAGAGGGCTTGGTCCAGATTCGCGGTCCACGAGAACGGAATCGTCGGGAAGTGGCCCCGCCGGAGGACGACGCCGCCGTCGAGTCGCTCGGTGAGTCGCTGTAACACCGCGCCCGTCACCGGGTCGGCCTCGCGTATCTCCCAGAAGCACGGCGGGACGCCGCGGTACTTCCGTTCGTCGTCGTGGTGGAACGACCAGATTCCGTACCGGGGCGCGTCGAGTATCTCGCCTTTCACGATGCCGAACGCGAACCGCAGGAGGAAGTCGAGGTCGAACTCCCGAATCCGGTCCACGTCCGACTCGGCGAAGTACTCGGCGTACCCCTCCTCGCGCACCTCGCAGTGGAGTCGTTCGACGCCCGCCAACTCGTCGGCGAGGTCCACCGGGGTCCGGGCCTCGCCGTCGTCCGCACGTCGCTTGCGCAAGCGCCACGCGACTTTGTTCACCGTCTCGCTCGCGCCCTCCGACCGGACGAGTTCGGCCAGTGAACGCGCCTTCCCCGCGACCCGGCCGAGTCGGGATTCGCGGATTCGGTCGTCGGTCTGTCCGCCGGTCTCGTCCCCCACGCCCGCCCGTCGCTCGTCCACGACGAGCAGTCTCGGGCGGACGCCCTTCACGTCGAGGAGGTGACGGATACAGTCGGCCTGCCAGTCCTCGAACGTCGTCCCGGTACACATGACGCCGAAGTCGAGCGTCGAGTCGTCGCCTCTCATGCTCCCCCGACGGTGCGACGACGGGGACGCTCAAATAGCTCTCGGCGGGTTGACAGCGCCGTGAGCGGAAAAGTCCGGTGGTCGCCGTTACGCTATTGTACGAGACCATAGTCTGGTGTGGCATGCGCTCCACGCGCTCCGTGCGTTCCAGACGCTCCGGCTTCAGGCACGGCCGCGACGGTGAACCGTCGCGGCCGACGCCGCCGACGCGGACGCCGAGGGGGTCCAGATGAAGTCGCTCTACCTCGTCCACACGCCGTACCACGTCGTCCTCGCCAGCGCGCTCGCGGCCACGGACCGCGAGCGCGACGGGTCGGACCGCGAGCGACACCTGCTGAGCGTCCGCGATTCGGACATGTCGGAGTTACTGCGCTCGCTCGAAGTCGGCGAGGACGTACCCTTCGACCGGATGGAGTCGCTTCCGGGGACGCTGGACACGACCGGACGGCGCGGCGAGGTCCGAAAGAAGGTAAACAGCGTGCGCGTCCGGCGGTACGTGAACCGCGAGCGGCCCGACGAGTTCTACTCGTTCAACGACCACCGCCCGGAGTCCCAAGCCGCCTTCGACGCGCTGAGCGACGACGTGCGCCGGGTCTACGTCGAGGACGGCACCGCCGCCTACGCCCGGTTCCCTCCGGCGGACGAGTGGACCCGCCTCGGCTATCTCAAGGCCAAACTCTTCTACGGGCCGTGGCGCAGGAACCCCCGAATCCTCGGCACGACCGACTGGATAGACGAGGTGCGGGCCGTCTTCCCCGACCACCTCTTGGCGGAGTTGCGCGACCGGCCGGTCTCCCGGATACCCCGCGAGTCGGTGCTGTCGCTCGCGGACGCCGACTGGTTCGGCCGCTACGTCGAACGCAACGACGTTGACGACGTTCTCGACAGACTCGACGCGCTGGTGTTCGTGACTCACTCGAACTACGTGAACCGGGTCCCGCGCTACGTCGAGACGCTGGAGACGCTGGTGGACCGCCTGACCGAACGGGGCTACCGCGTCGGCCTGAAGTACCACCCCCGCGAGAGTCGGAAGGCCTTCGAACTCGACAGGGACGACGTGGAAGTCGTCTCCCGCGGCGTCTCGGCGGAGGTCCTCTACGTCGCGGACCCGACGCTGGACTTCGTGGTGGGCGGGATGTCCACGGCGCTGTTGACCGCCCGGTGGTTGCTGGACGACGCCACCGTCGTCTCGCTGACGGAGGTCCTAGACCAGTCGAACCGCGAACTCCCCGAGGTGTTCGAGCGACTGGGCATCCACGTCCCGGAAAATCGCTCGGCGGTGGGCCAGATTCCGATTCGCCGGTAGACATCTTTCCCTGTCTTTAGACAATATTTAGATTGCTTAGAAAGACATTCTCAATTTATTAGAGGGGATATAGATTTCCTTTGCGCGTCGGAGGTGCCGACGACCGGTCGCGCGACGGCCGACCGAACCACCGCGAACGCTCGGGGGACCAACCGGCGGGGTGGGACCGCCCGCTCGCGGTCACGCGAGCGTGCGGGTGCGACGCGCTCCGCGGTCGCACCCGCACGCGCCGCACGAACCCCGAAACGGACGGGCCGGAACACGGACCCTCAGACCCGAGAACCCGACGACGGACAGTATACTTATCCCGGTCGTCGTCGAACGGCCTACAACGCTCCAGCCGACGCGAGCGGCGAGAATCGACGCGAGATGCGAAACCGCCGCGGGACGGCAGTCGAACGGGGAACTCGGGGGACGAGCGTGGGGGAGAAAGTACTCAAGACACTCGGCACGGTCGCGTTCGCGCTACTCGCAGTCTTAGGCGCGACTGCGGCCTCTTCGAGCGCCACCGGCTACGAAGTCTCCATCTACGCCGCGTACCCGTGGTGGTTCTGGTGGGGTCTCGTCGCCACCTTCGTCCTCGGGGCCGTCGTCGCCCTCCGGTCGAAAGACGTGGCCCACCGGAAGCGGTATCTCGCGCTCGGCGTCGGAGTCATGCTGTTTTCCAACGTCTTCCTGCTGTTGATGCCCGTCGTTCGGGGCTACGCGGCCTACGGCGGCGGCGACATGTTCACCCACCTCGGTCGGGTCCTCGAAATCCTCGAAAACGGCCACGTCAACGAGGGCAACTACTACCCCGGCATCCACGTCCACGCGGTGATGGTGATGGAGGTGACGGGACTGGACTACTACGCGGTCAAGAACGTCGTCGCGCCCGTCTTCTCGGTGGCCTACTGGCTCGGCATCTTGGCGCTCGGCGTTCGCGTGACCGACGAACCCGCCGCGTTCCACTATCTCGTTCCGTTCGCGCTCCTGCCCGTTTTCAAGCGCTCGGAGGTGTACTTCGGCCCGAACATGCTGAGTTTCAGCCTCTATCCGCTTTTGCTCTACGCGCTATTCAGCGTCCGCCGGTCGCGCAACCGGTTCGCGGCGCTGGTCGCGCTGGTCTTCTGTTACTTCGTCTTCACTCACCCCGTCACGACTCTGCTCGGCCTGTTCACCGTCGCGCTCGTGGCGGCGTCGAAACTCGCCGCCGCGCGGTGGCACGGCGAGCGACTCCCGGTCAAGCAGTCGCTGTCGGTGGTCACGATACCCGTCGCCGTCGGCGTGGTGTTCGTCTCGTGGTACTACTCGTTCCTGAAGATTCTGACCATGACCCTGAGCATGCTCGGGTCGTTGCTCTTGGGCATCGGCACGTCGCAACTCGGCGAGTACTCGAACGCGCTCCGGAACGTACCGCTAGACCCCGTGGACCTGCTGGCGGTCGTCGTCTTCCGGAAGGGGTCCGAAATCGTCCTCATGGTCGGCACCGTGGTCGTCGTCCTCTATCTCGCCTACCACGTCCGGTACGGCGAGCGGGAACTCCGCTGGCAGGACCTCTTCTGGGTCGCCGGATTCGCGCTCTTCTCCGCGCTGGCGGCGGCGTTCCTCGTCAAGCCAATCATGCTGACGTGGACGCGACTGCTCAAGTTCGCCGAGTTCTTCGCCGTCTTGCTCGCGGCGACGGCGGCGTACGTCTACGCCGCCGGGTCCGGCCGGTCGTTCGGCAGGCGGGACGCCGTGGTCGTGACTCTCGTCGTCGTCCTGTTCAGTCTGGTCGCGTTCGGCGTCTACAACTCGCCTCTCCAGCGCGAGACGACGACGCACGTCCCCGAGACCCGACTCGACGGGATGGAGTGGTTCGTGGACCACCGGGACGAAAACCGGTTGGCCTACGGGTTTAGCCGTCGCTGGGAACACGCTTTCCTCGGCGTCTCCCCTAATCCGAGGGCGTACACGGAGCGACCGATACCACGGCACTTCGGCTACCACAACGCTTCGACGTTCGCCACGCCGAACCGAACCGGAAGCTACCTCCTCGTGACTCGGCGTCTCGAAACGTACTACCCGTCGCTCCACCCCGACTACCCCGAGTATTGGCGGTACACCCCACAGGACTTCCGGCGACTCGACCGCGACGAGGGTCTGTCGAAGGTGTACGCCAACGGCGGGCTTCGAATCTACCGGTCGAGTTCCGAACCGGAGGGGACGCCGCGTCCGACCAGAAGGAGCGAGAACGCGACGGCGACCACCACCAACACCGACGCGACGAACGCGACTCCGGCGCTCACCCGAGGTGGACCTCGATGGAGTGGAGGATGACCGCCGAGAAGCAGGCCAGTCCCCCCGCGAGGACGAAAAACACCGACGCGATGGCGAGTCCGACCGGGAAGTCACCCGACCGAAACAGGTTGGTGAGCGCCCAGTAG
Above is a genomic segment from Halorussus caseinilyticus containing:
- a CDS encoding polysialyltransferase family glycosyltransferase, translating into MKSLYLVHTPYHVVLASALAATDRERDGSDRERHLLSVRDSDMSELLRSLEVGEDVPFDRMESLPGTLDTTGRRGEVRKKVNSVRVRRYVNRERPDEFYSFNDHRPESQAAFDALSDDVRRVYVEDGTAAYARFPPADEWTRLGYLKAKLFYGPWRRNPRILGTTDWIDEVRAVFPDHLLAELRDRPVSRIPRESVLSLADADWFGRYVERNDVDDVLDRLDALVFVTHSNYVNRVPRYVETLETLVDRLTERGYRVGLKYHPRESRKAFELDRDDVEVVSRGVSAEVLYVADPTLDFVVGGMSTALLTARWLLDDATVVSLTEVLDQSNRELPEVFERLGIHVPENRSAVGQIPIRR
- a CDS encoding glycosyltransferase family 4 protein, which gives rise to MSESSRGRAEPSAGRPESERERASDRTRERESASELQALHLPHFDSNPYQANLAAALEDRGVSVTLASGYPLRTVRTVASEGVPDVVHLHWISPYLVADGRLRSVAKAAVFLVGLLLARLVGTRVVWTAHNLVEHERRRPEFERFCKRHLVRRVFDRVFVHWPSARRRLAAEYDLSGDERADLVTIPHGHYAADYDDEIDRRTARERLGLGPEEFVFLYFGRIRPYKQVPELVEAFGRLDADARLVVAGNATDDELRERVADRADADDRVLSVLEYVPDEDVQTYMNAADAVVFPFRDIFTSGSVLLAMSFGNAVVAPASGCLPDVVGEAGGVLYDSKKSGASNSSESSDRSDDSDRPDNLTRAMREILSQDAAAMGRRNYETAVGYSWDDAAGRTAAAYADLLAESW